One stretch of Candidatus Thermokryptus mobilis DNA includes these proteins:
- a CDS encoding tetratricopeptide repeat protein has product MRINLLEIILFALSFELLLSQSQNELNLWRLAQSFERAGEYERALKIYEELYFKNPDNRTYLDALVRLNSQTKNYERAIYLARLWLSNHPDDIDMMAKLGDVHFKAGKEKEAIEIWDKIIKTYKDNPGVYRMVADYLIQNRLFDKAIDYLRTAQRVAGVQELYSYEIAMLYEFTMRFDKAIEEYIKLLRRTPSMLPSVKSRMSSYIDRADVLKQIIPILDSEARVSKTNIGILELYAWVLNEVRDFDKALDVYKQLDKITFANGDVILNFANDLFNRRIFNMALKAYDEVIKNFPNSKLLPEAKFGYIRSREEILRQKLKNKIEDDTLLFSEFKKVEGDYTEISKEFPATKYEAEALFRIGLIELDVFFDLDRAQRYFEEVEKKFMLYLGREAIFKIAEILTLKGDLNAAEEKYRYLLNFKNFPDTLKVKFSLAQVWYYQGEFERARRVLEDVSKITSSDYSNDAIELLLKIQTNRFPSDKPLREFALAELKLKQRKYGEAISILEDIISNCSNCPIVDDAIFTLAMSYKAMDKLDKAIEYLDLIINEHPESIYADDAMMQKGIIYQENLGNREVAVDTFMKLISKFPNSIYVSEARKRVRELRGEIQ; this is encoded by the coding sequence ATGCGGATAAATTTATTAGAAATAATTTTGTTTGCTTTATCTTTTGAACTTCTCCTTTCTCAATCCCAGAACGAGCTCAACCTTTGGCGTTTGGCTCAATCTTTTGAAAGAGCGGGTGAGTATGAGAGAGCTTTAAAAATTTACGAGGAACTCTACTTCAAAAATCCCGACAATAGAACTTATCTTGATGCCCTTGTGAGATTAAACTCCCAAACGAAAAATTATGAAAGAGCTATTTATCTTGCCCGCCTTTGGCTTTCAAATCATCCAGATGATATTGACATGATGGCTAAGCTTGGGGATGTTCACTTCAAAGCGGGTAAGGAAAAAGAAGCAATTGAGATATGGGATAAAATCATAAAGACATACAAGGATAACCCGGGTGTTTACAGGATGGTGGCTGATTATTTAATTCAGAACCGACTTTTTGATAAGGCGATTGATTACTTGAGGACAGCTCAAAGGGTTGCCGGCGTGCAAGAACTTTACTCTTATGAAATAGCGATGCTTTACGAGTTCACAATGAGATTTGACAAAGCTATTGAAGAATACATAAAACTTTTGAGAAGGACGCCGAGCATGCTTCCGAGTGTTAAATCAAGGATGTCGTCATATATAGATAGAGCGGATGTTTTGAAACAGATTATACCTATACTTGATTCTGAAGCGAGGGTTTCAAAGACGAATATCGGAATACTTGAACTTTACGCCTGGGTTTTGAACGAGGTGAGAGATTTTGACAAGGCACTGGATGTTTATAAACAACTTGATAAAATTACATTCGCAAATGGTGATGTGATTTTGAATTTTGCGAATGACCTTTTCAATAGGCGAATTTTCAACATGGCTTTAAAGGCATACGATGAGGTGATAAAAAATTTCCCGAATTCAAAGCTTCTTCCGGAAGCAAAATTTGGGTATATTCGTTCTCGTGAGGAAATCCTTCGTCAAAAGTTGAAAAATAAAATTGAAGACGACACGCTTCTTTTTTCAGAGTTCAAAAAGGTTGAAGGTGATTACACTGAAATTTCAAAAGAATTTCCAGCGACGAAATATGAAGCAGAAGCGCTTTTTAGAATTGGGCTTATAGAGCTTGATGTTTTCTTTGATCTTGACAGGGCGCAGAGATATTTTGAAGAAGTGGAGAAAAAATTTATGCTTTATCTTGGAAGGGAAGCGATTTTTAAAATAGCGGAGATTTTGACATTAAAGGGGGATTTGAACGCAGCTGAGGAAAAATATAGGTATTTGCTCAACTTCAAAAACTTTCCCGATACTTTAAAGGTGAAATTTTCGCTTGCTCAGGTTTGGTATTATCAAGGTGAATTTGAAAGGGCGAGAAGGGTCCTTGAGGATGTTTCAAAGATAACCTCTTCGGATTACTCAAACGATGCAATAGAATTGCTTTTGAAAATTCAAACCAACCGTTTCCCGTCAGATAAACCTTTGAGAGAATTTGCCCTTGCTGAGTTGAAACTCAAGCAAAGAAAATACGGTGAAGCGATATCAATCCTTGAAGATATAATCTCAAACTGTTCAAATTGTCCTATTGTTGATGATGCGATTTTCACGCTTGCGATGTCTTATAAGGCGATGGATAAACTTGATAAGGCAATTGAATATCTTGACCTTATCATAAATGAGCACCCTGAAAGCATTTACGCAGATGATGCGATGATGCAGAAGGGAATAATTTATCAAGAAAATTTGGGAAATAGGGAAGTTGCGGTTGACACATTTATGAAACTTATTTCAAAATTTCCAAATTCTATATATGTGAGCGAAGCAAGGAAGAGAGTTAGAGAATTGAGAGGCGAGATACAATGA
- a CDS encoding penicillin-binding protein 1A translates to MKLRNYFRSEIDKERYFNDPDYRLKILRMLKRRKQIKNIVIILLAVLLSAYIVYLAVGLPSLQQLENPTPELATKVYSYDGELLGQFYIKQRTYTPIDSIPKNLIKALIATEDRKFYKHWGIDLDRVLKAMVKNILSLRIREGASTITQQLARNLYLSQELSITRKIREAITAVQIERTYTKEEILEMYLNIAYFGMSAYGVESASFVYFGKSPSELTLAECALLVGMLRSPAKYNPFEYPDRAIRIRDVVLKNMLTVGFITEQEYKKAKMEPLNLNRGREYIYSGIAPHFLEYIRWQLQKKAEKYGFNIYRDGLVVYTTLDARMQRHAIRAVKEQLAELQQEFDKSWRWDKNLLKVILDKAIRQDLRYVNADSTEKPKIYAQLLNDNAFVDSVKREATRIQVGFVAIEPQTGYIKAMVGSSNFEVFKYGLNHVTQIKRQPGSAFKPFVYTVAIDNGYSPAYQLLNQPITIIMANGERWTPSNFDGTFGGKVTLREALKMSINVVAVRVLQELAPINQVIDYAHKMGITTDIPPYESIALGTAEVIPLQLTSAYGVFANDGIYVEPVAILRIEDRFGNVIEEAKPEKRVVISPETAYIITDILEDAVNSGTGTRVRQFFHLPCAGKTGTTQEFADAWFIGYTPNLVAGVWLGFDDRRITFGGTFGQGGRAAAPMWGRFMKYVYDDPDINMPILDFEQPPDVVTATVCAESQKLATPYCPQKITDLFIRKYLPTKECDIHTSEQKPRIMF, encoded by the coding sequence ATGAAGTTAAGAAATTACTTCAGAAGTGAGATTGACAAGGAAAGATATTTTAATGATCCCGATTATAGGTTGAAAATTTTAAGAATGTTGAAGCGTAGGAAACAAATAAAAAACATCGTTATAATTTTGCTTGCTGTTTTGCTTTCTGCTTATATTGTCTATCTTGCTGTTGGGCTTCCATCTTTACAGCAGCTTGAAAATCCAACCCCGGAGCTTGCGACAAAAGTTTACTCATACGATGGTGAGCTACTTGGTCAATTTTATATCAAGCAGAGGACTTATACGCCCATTGACAGCATACCGAAGAACTTAATAAAGGCATTGATAGCGACGGAGGATAGAAAGTTTTACAAGCACTGGGGTATTGACCTTGACAGGGTTTTGAAAGCGATGGTGAAAAACATTTTGAGTTTAAGGATTCGTGAGGGGGCAAGCACTATAACACAACAACTTGCAAGAAACCTTTATCTTTCTCAAGAGCTTTCAATCACGAGGAAAATTCGTGAAGCTATAACAGCGGTTCAAATAGAGCGCACATATACGAAGGAGGAGATACTTGAGATGTATTTGAACATCGCATATTTTGGAATGAGCGCTTATGGGGTTGAGTCCGCTTCGTTTGTTTATTTTGGGAAAAGTCCAAGTGAATTGACGCTTGCTGAGTGTGCGCTTCTTGTTGGAATGCTTAGATCACCAGCGAAGTATAATCCTTTTGAATATCCAGATAGAGCGATAAGGATTCGGGATGTCGTCTTAAAGAATATGTTAACCGTTGGTTTCATCACCGAGCAGGAGTATAAGAAGGCGAAAATGGAACCTCTTAATTTAAATCGTGGTCGTGAGTACATTTATTCTGGAATTGCGCCACATTTCCTTGAATATATCAGATGGCAACTCCAAAAGAAGGCGGAGAAATACGGATTTAACATTTATAGGGATGGACTTGTTGTATATACGACCCTTGATGCTCGGATGCAAAGGCACGCCATAAGGGCTGTAAAGGAACAGCTTGCCGAACTCCAGCAGGAATTTGATAAAAGTTGGCGCTGGGATAAAAATCTTTTGAAAGTTATCCTTGATAAAGCGATAAGGCAGGACTTAAGATATGTAAATGCGGATTCCACCGAGAAACCAAAGATTTATGCTCAACTTTTAAATGACAATGCTTTCGTTGATTCAGTCAAAAGGGAAGCAACAAGAATTCAAGTTGGTTTTGTTGCGATTGAACCGCAAACAGGTTATATAAAGGCGATGGTTGGGAGCTCAAATTTTGAGGTTTTCAAGTATGGTTTAAACCATGTAACACAGATAAAAAGACAGCCGGGTTCCGCTTTTAAACCGTTCGTTTATACCGTCGCAATTGACAATGGATATTCACCGGCTTATCAACTTTTAAATCAGCCAATAACCATAATTATGGCAAATGGTGAGAGATGGACGCCGTCAAATTTTGATGGAACTTTCGGCGGAAAAGTAACTTTAAGGGAAGCATTGAAGATGTCAATAAATGTAGTTGCAGTCAGGGTCTTACAGGAACTTGCACCGATAAATCAAGTCATTGATTACGCTCATAAAATGGGCATAACAACTGACATACCGCCTTACGAATCAATTGCCCTTGGAACCGCGGAGGTTATACCGCTTCAATTGACTTCCGCTTATGGTGTTTTTGCAAACGATGGGATTTATGTTGAACCAGTGGCTATTTTGAGGATTGAGGATAGGTTCGGTAATGTCATTGAAGAGGCAAAGCCGGAGAAAAGGGTTGTGATAAGCCCTGAGACGGCTTACATAATAACTGATATACTTGAGGATGCTGTAAATTCTGGGACAGGGACTCGCGTTAGGCAATTTTTCCATCTACCTTGTGCTGGAAAAACTGGCACAACGCAGGAGTTCGCAGACGCTTGGTTCATCGGTTATACACCAAACCTTGTAGCTGGCGTTTGGCTCGGCTTTGATGATAGAAGAATAACTTTCGGTGGAACTTTCGGTCAAGGTGGTAGAGCAGCTGCTCCAATGTGGGGAAGATTTATGAAATATGTCTACGATGACCCAGATATAAATATGCCTATACTTGATTTTGAACAACCCCCTGATGTTGTGACTGCTACGGTTTGTGCTGAGTCCCAAAAACTTGCTACCCCTTATTGTCCACAGAAGATAACTGACCTATTTATAAGAAAGTATCTCCCAACAAAAGAGTGTGACATCCATACATCGGAGCAAAAACCAAGGATTATGTTTTAA
- a CDS encoding UDP-2,3-diacylglucosamine diphosphatase, with product MERAFFISDVHLGHGTKESERAKQIELLRFLDIVGQSSGKLFIVGDFFDVWFEYKLAVPKGFVRVLGKLAELVDSGVEVFYVLGNHDFWVRNYFEDEIGIKVFKDDLKVELNGKKFYIIHGDGLSKDDIGYKVLKKILRNGTSIFLYSLFHPDLGLKLASAFSRKSREYSTNRASVSENRLREEKSMIEFAQGKIEDGFDYVVMGHLHKPGIKKLGDGYYVNIGDWLWNFTYGFFETEFEIKKWEFTSDEVKKLLQK from the coding sequence TTGGAGAGGGCTTTTTTTATATCCGATGTTCATCTCGGACACGGAACAAAGGAAAGCGAACGCGCAAAGCAAATTGAACTTTTACGTTTCCTTGATATAGTTGGTCAAAGTTCGGGAAAACTTTTTATAGTCGGTGATTTCTTTGATGTGTGGTTTGAGTATAAACTTGCTGTGCCTAAGGGATTTGTCAGAGTGCTTGGTAAACTCGCTGAACTTGTTGATTCAGGAGTTGAGGTTTTTTATGTCCTTGGGAATCACGATTTCTGGGTTAGAAATTACTTTGAGGATGAGATAGGGATAAAGGTTTTTAAAGACGATTTAAAAGTTGAGTTAAATGGGAAAAAGTTTTACATCATCCACGGTGATGGGCTTTCAAAAGATGATATCGGATACAAGGTGCTGAAGAAAATTTTAAGAAATGGGACAAGCATCTTTCTTTATTCTTTATTTCATCCTGATTTAGGTCTTAAACTTGCGAGCGCATTTTCAAGGAAAAGCCGGGAGTATTCAACAAATAGAGCTTCAGTTAGTGAAAATCGGCTTCGTGAGGAGAAAAGCATGATTGAATTTGCGCAGGGGAAAATAGAAGATGGTTTTGACTATGTCGTCATGGGACACCTTCATAAGCCTGGGATAAAAAAGCTCGGGGATGGTTATTATGTAAATATAGGTGATTGGCTTTGGAACTTCACATATGGATTTTTTGAGACAGAATTTGAGATAAAAAAATGGGAATTCACAAGCGATGAAGTTAAGAAATTACTTCAGAAGTGA
- the folD gene encoding bifunctional methylenetetrahydrofolate dehydrogenase/methenyltetrahydrofolate cyclohydrolase FolD — protein MPAQIINGRKISEEIKKEVKQKKEALFNETGIVPGLAFILVGDNPASQVYVNMKGKACEELGFYSVTIKLPAQTTEDELIEKIKTLNNDSKIHGILVQLPLPSHIDEQKILQAIDPIKDVDGFHPVNVGKLVIGLDTYLPCTPAGIQELLKRSDINPSGKHVVVVGRSNIVGKPIANILLQKRDWANATVTVCHTGTRDIAYFTRQADILIVAMGKPEFIKGDMIKPGAVVIDVGVNRIDDPNVEKGYRIVGDVHFESAFEVAGAITPVPGGVGPMTIAMLMKNTLQAALNQIKVKELAN, from the coding sequence ATGCCAGCACAAATAATCAATGGGAGGAAAATCTCTGAAGAGATCAAAAAAGAAGTCAAACAAAAAAAAGAAGCACTTTTCAACGAAACAGGAATTGTCCCCGGGCTTGCTTTTATACTTGTAGGTGATAATCCCGCCTCGCAAGTTTATGTCAATATGAAAGGTAAAGCTTGTGAAGAGCTCGGGTTTTATTCCGTGACGATTAAGTTGCCAGCTCAAACAACTGAGGATGAATTAATTGAAAAAATCAAGACATTGAACAATGATTCAAAAATTCACGGAATCCTCGTTCAACTTCCCTTACCTTCGCACATTGATGAACAAAAAATACTTCAAGCGATTGATCCGATAAAAGATGTTGACGGTTTTCATCCTGTAAATGTCGGGAAACTTGTCATTGGACTTGACACATATCTTCCTTGTACACCTGCAGGGATACAGGAGCTTTTAAAAAGGAGTGATATCAATCCTTCGGGAAAGCATGTCGTCGTCGTTGGAAGAAGTAATATAGTTGGAAAACCGATAGCGAATATACTTCTTCAGAAGAGGGACTGGGCTAATGCGACTGTCACAGTTTGCCACACTGGAACAAGAGACATCGCTTATTTCACGCGTCAGGCGGATATTTTAATCGTCGCGATGGGAAAACCTGAATTTATAAAAGGGGATATGATAAAACCGGGCGCTGTTGTGATTGATGTTGGTGTCAATAGAATTGATGACCCAAATGTTGAGAAAGGTTATAGGATCGTCGGCGATGTCCATTTTGAATCTGCTTTTGAAGTCGCCGGTGCTATAACTCCGGTCCCGGGTGGAGTTGGTCCGATGACTATCGCAATGTTGATGAAAAATACATTACAAGCAGCATTAAACCAGATTAAAGTTAAGGAACTTGCAAATTAA
- a CDS encoding TIGR00282 family metallophosphoesterase, whose product MEINVLFIGDIVGEPGLRIVEMLLPNFKKIYNVDFCIANGENVADGKGITPETAQRLFKAGVNVITTGNHVWDKLQFVKDYLINEPNILRPLNYPKGTYGKGYVVYNLPSRNVKIAVINLQGRIFLYPIDCPFRTAEMALAKISKETKIIIVDMHADATAEKMAMGWYLDGRVSAVVGTHTHIPTADGRILPGGTAYITDIGMTGPYDSVIGMEKRSSILRFLYQTPHKYEVAQNDVKFSSVLISIDAETGKALKIESVIYPEFNKTINEGALQNASTNNQWEENL is encoded by the coding sequence ATGGAAATAAATGTTCTCTTTATCGGCGATATTGTCGGTGAACCAGGGTTGAGGATTGTTGAAATGCTTTTGCCGAATTTCAAAAAGATTTATAATGTTGATTTTTGTATCGCCAATGGTGAAAATGTCGCTGATGGCAAAGGTATAACCCCAGAAACAGCACAGCGTCTTTTTAAAGCGGGCGTAAATGTCATAACAACTGGAAATCATGTTTGGGATAAATTGCAGTTTGTCAAGGATTACTTGATAAATGAGCCAAATATCTTGCGACCCCTTAACTATCCAAAGGGTACATATGGTAAGGGTTATGTCGTGTATAATCTGCCAAGTAGAAATGTTAAGATCGCTGTTATAAATCTACAAGGGCGGATTTTCCTTTATCCGATTGATTGTCCGTTTAGAACGGCTGAAATGGCGCTTGCTAAGATTTCAAAGGAGACGAAAATTATCATCGTTGACATGCATGCTGATGCGACCGCTGAAAAAATGGCCATGGGTTGGTATCTTGATGGAAGGGTGAGCGCAGTCGTTGGAACGCACACACATATCCCCACAGCTGATGGTAGAATTCTCCCAGGTGGGACCGCCTATATAACCGACATCGGAATGACGGGTCCTTATGACTCTGTTATCGGGATGGAGAAAAGAAGCTCAATTTTAAGATTTCTTTACCAGACGCCTCATAAGTATGAAGTCGCTCAAAATGATGTTAAATTTTCATCTGTTTTAATCTCAATTGATGCTGAGACAGGAAAGGCGCTTAAAATTGAAAGTGTGATTTATCCCGAGTTCAATAAAACAATAAACGAGGGGGCACTTCAAAATGCCAGCACAAATAATCAATGGGAGGAAAATCTCTGA
- the miaB gene encoding tRNA (N6-isopentenyl adenosine(37)-C2)-methylthiotransferase MiaB, translating into MGESKRIYIETYGCQMNLADSEIVLGIMKKHGYSLTDDISKADVILVNTCSVREHAEQRVIGRLSSFLRYKKRKPDLVIGVLGCMAERLKKRLIEEENLADIVVGPDEYRKLPQLVNDAFAGHKGIAVKLSKVETYDDITPLRTEGISAWITVMRGCDKFCTFCVVPFTRGRERSRPLDSIVKEVEMLSSQGYREVTLLGQNVNSYRDGNYDFADLLSAVAQVDRNMRIRFTTSHPKDMSNKLIQTIAEHPNICNYIHLPVQSGSDRILELMNRTYDRKHYLELVRKIRETIPGVSLSTDIIAGFPTETEEDHKMTLSLLEEVRFDGAFMFKYSPREGTKAYAMGDDVPDEVKVRRLMEIIELQQKISYEINQGLIGKEVEVLVEGESKRSSEQWMGRTDTNKVVIFPKHESVKPGDYVIVRINKANSATLFGDIVKILHEKNLSKNSLVSSLN; encoded by the coding sequence ATGGGCGAATCCAAGAGAATTTACATAGAGACATACGGATGCCAGATGAATTTAGCCGATTCCGAAATCGTGCTTGGTATTATGAAAAAGCATGGCTATTCACTCACAGATGACATCTCAAAAGCAGATGTAATCCTCGTGAATACATGCAGTGTCCGTGAACACGCAGAGCAAAGAGTTATAGGAAGATTGAGCTCCTTTTTGAGATATAAAAAGCGCAAGCCAGACCTTGTGATAGGGGTTCTCGGTTGCATGGCTGAGAGATTGAAAAAAAGATTAATAGAGGAAGAAAACCTCGCTGATATAGTTGTAGGTCCAGATGAATACAGGAAACTTCCACAGCTTGTAAATGATGCTTTCGCAGGGCATAAGGGGATAGCAGTTAAATTATCAAAGGTTGAAACATACGACGATATCACACCGCTTAGAACCGAAGGCATAAGCGCATGGATAACTGTTATGAGAGGTTGCGATAAATTTTGCACATTTTGCGTAGTTCCATTCACCCGTGGAAGGGAAAGAAGCAGACCTCTTGATAGCATTGTAAAGGAAGTTGAAATGCTTTCATCCCAAGGTTATCGCGAGGTTACACTCCTTGGTCAAAATGTCAATTCATACCGCGATGGAAACTATGACTTCGCAGACCTTTTATCAGCGGTTGCTCAAGTTGACAGAAACATGCGTATCAGATTTACAACTTCACACCCCAAAGACATGTCCAATAAATTGATACAAACCATAGCTGAACATCCGAACATATGCAACTACATTCATCTCCCAGTTCAATCTGGCTCAGATAGAATTCTTGAATTGATGAACAGAACCTATGATAGAAAACATTACCTTGAGCTCGTCAGGAAAATAAGGGAAACGATTCCTGGCGTTAGTTTGTCTACGGATATAATTGCTGGTTTCCCAACCGAAACGGAAGAGGACCACAAGATGACCTTGAGTTTGCTTGAAGAGGTCAGATTTGACGGCGCATTTATGTTCAAGTATTCACCAAGAGAGGGGACAAAAGCATATGCGATGGGTGACGATGTCCCGGATGAGGTTAAGGTCAGAAGATTGATGGAGATAATTGAATTGCAACAGAAAATCTCCTATGAGATAAATCAGGGGTTGATCGGGAAAGAGGTTGAGGTCTTAGTTGAAGGAGAGAGCAAGCGTTCATCCGAGCAATGGATGGGAAGAACCGATACAAATAAAGTTGTCATATTCCCAAAGCATGAAAGCGTAAAACCGGGTGATTATGTCATAGTTCGCATAAACAAGGCAAATTCAGCAACTTTGTTTGGAGATATAGTTAAAATTCTACATGAAAAAAACCTTTCTAAAAATAGCCTCGTTTCTTCTCTTAATTAA
- a CDS encoding SPOR domain-containing protein yields MKKTFLKIASFLLLINFTFSQDVDISRYLYFLRIGNVDSVKVALDSLKKLYPNSPNLKFLDAILKENAEEAVKIYYDIVLNHPEGEYSDEALFKIFQFHYAKGDYEQAKRELERLKKTYPSSPYAGINVKFPSLERTTTEVKCAFSIQVGAFTDKRNAEKEKSFFEEKGYNVELHTKIKDGKLFYLVWVGCLQDRKDAERLKKEIREKFERDGFIISSETR; encoded by the coding sequence ATGAAAAAAACCTTTCTAAAAATAGCCTCGTTTCTTCTCTTAATTAATTTCACCTTTTCGCAAGATGTTGATATAAGCAGGTATCTTTATTTTCTGCGCATCGGGAATGTTGACAGTGTCAAAGTTGCCCTTGACAGTTTAAAAAAGTTATATCCAAACTCCCCTAATTTAAAATTCCTTGACGCCATCCTGAAAGAAAACGCAGAGGAAGCTGTAAAGATTTACTATGATATAGTTTTGAACCATCCCGAGGGTGAATACTCTGATGAAGCGCTCTTTAAAATTTTTCAATTTCACTATGCGAAAGGCGATTACGAACAAGCGAAACGAGAGCTTGAGCGTTTGAAGAAAACCTATCCCTCTTCCCCGTACGCTGGGATAAATGTAAAATTCCCATCCCTTGAGAGAACAACCACAGAGGTTAAATGTGCCTTTTCAATTCAAGTTGGGGCTTTCACAGACAAAAGAAATGCTGAAAAGGAAAAAAGTTTTTTTGAAGAAAAGGGCTATAACGTTGAACTCCACACAAAGATAAAAGATGGGAAGTTATTCTACCTTGTCTGGGTTGGTTGTCTACAAGATAGAAAAGATGCCGAAAGGTTGAAAAAGGAGATAAGGGAAAAATTTGAAAGGGATGGTTTCATAATAAGTTCAGAAACAAGATGA
- a CDS encoding MBL fold metallo-hydrolase, with product MKITIFGSASGIPEKGKAHSCVGVEVGEKMFLLEIGEGASSSIAGDDLDIEKIEKVFISHTHADHFIGLPRFLQYLKWRGRKKDIEIYLPEKHIDAVEKFLPFLYIFRERFEFEYKFLPLPKDELILTENLKIKLFPTSHLKKYRKYSDIYGVETTSYGYLVEEVLNDGIGVKRFLFSSDIDSVGELKNFIEGVDLLLIECAHIGIEDIIEFVSEYNVPKVILTHISPDRDVNFMLEYARAKFDLNIEVAFDGMKIEI from the coding sequence ATGAAAATCACAATTTTCGGAAGCGCATCTGGAATACCTGAAAAAGGGAAAGCTCATTCATGCGTTGGTGTTGAAGTGGGAGAGAAGATGTTCCTCCTTGAAATTGGAGAAGGGGCTTCATCATCAATAGCGGGAGATGACCTTGACATTGAAAAAATAGAAAAGGTCTTCATATCCCATACTCACGCTGATCATTTCATCGGTTTGCCGAGATTTTTACAATACTTAAAATGGCGTGGAAGAAAGAAAGATATTGAAATTTATCTCCCCGAGAAACACATTGATGCCGTTGAAAAGTTTTTGCCTTTTTTATACATTTTTAGAGAAAGGTTTGAATTTGAATACAAATTTCTTCCACTACCAAAAGATGAACTCATTTTGACCGAAAACTTAAAAATCAAACTTTTCCCGACATCTCATCTAAAAAAATACCGTAAGTATTCCGACATTTACGGCGTAGAAACAACATCATACGGATACCTCGTTGAAGAGGTTTTAAACGATGGAATCGGAGTGAAGCGATTTCTATTCTCATCGGACATTGATTCGGTTGGCGAACTGAAAAATTTCATTGAAGGCGTTGACCTTCTTCTGATAGAATGCGCACATATCGGGATTGAAGATATAATTGAGTTTGTCTCCGAATACAATGTTCCAAAGGTGATTTTGACGCATATCTCACCGGATAGAGATGTAAATTTCATGCTTGAATATGCGAGGGCTAAATTTGACCTTAATATAGAAGTCGCATTTGATGGAATGAAAATAGAGATTTAA
- a CDS encoding sigma-54 interaction domain-containing protein codes for MSKREEIQEKYGIYGESQAIKEIIAVIEQVAPTDITVLITGESGVGKELVARAIHGESKRANGPFVIVNSGAIPEGILESELFGHEKGAFTGAIETRKGYFEMADGGTIFLDEIGDMPMTTQVKILRVIETGEFMRVGSSQLRKVDVRVITATNKNLEDEVKRGNFREDLYYRLRSVNIYIPPLRERREDIPILFEKFVAEFCQKNKVAFAGITDDAMQVLISYHWPGNVRELKNFVESILVLENGKIVDANMVRKYLKYDLSGFDFTRNLPIRYGKTSEQADRELIYRALIDIKGDLIEIKNLLDNLATFISKQITSPLALPEAKVDFKTGTVIENFSLVDMEKRMIQAALERFNWNKRLAARALKISERTLYRKIKEYGLERKREN; via the coding sequence ATGTCAAAAAGAGAAGAGATACAGGAAAAATACGGTATCTACGGCGAGTCACAAGCGATAAAGGAAATAATCGCAGTCATAGAGCAGGTTGCGCCAACGGATATAACCGTTTTGATAACTGGTGAAAGTGGCGTTGGGAAAGAACTTGTCGCAAGGGCGATTCACGGTGAAAGTAAAAGGGCAAACGGTCCTTTTGTGATTGTAAATTCTGGAGCGATACCAGAGGGGATACTTGAATCGGAGCTCTTTGGACATGAAAAAGGAGCCTTCACCGGGGCAATTGAAACGCGCAAGGGTTATTTTGAGATGGCTGACGGTGGAACAATTTTTCTTGACGAGATCGGGGATATGCCGATGACAACACAAGTAAAAATTTTAAGAGTGATTGAGACGGGCGAATTTATGAGAGTGGGTTCATCTCAACTCAGAAAAGTTGATGTCAGAGTTATAACCGCAACGAATAAAAATCTTGAAGATGAGGTAAAAAGAGGTAATTTCAGAGAGGATTTGTATTATCGTCTCAGAAGTGTCAATATCTACATCCCTCCTTTGCGTGAAAGAAGAGAGGATATACCTATTTTATTTGAAAAATTTGTTGCTGAATTTTGCCAAAAAAATAAAGTCGCCTTCGCCGGTATAACAGACGATGCGATGCAAGTTCTGATAAGCTATCACTGGCCTGGGAATGTCAGAGAGTTAAAAAATTTTGTTGAAAGCATCCTCGTTCTTGAGAACGGGAAAATCGTTGACGCGAACATGGTTCGTAAATATCTGAAATACGACCTGTCCGGATTTGATTTTACGCGCAATTTACCTATCAGATACGGGAAGACAAGTGAGCAAGCCGATAGAGAACTGATTTACCGAGCTTTAATTGACATTAAAGGTGACTTGATTGAAATAAAAAATTTACTTGACAATCTTGCGACTTTCATTTCAAAACAGATAACATCACCGCTTGCTTTGCCTGAGGCAAAGGTTGACTTTAAAACTGGAACTGTAATAGAAAATTTTTCACTTGTTGATATGGAAAAGCGTATGATACAGGCTGCATTAGAAAGGTTCAACTGGAACAAGCGTCTTGCTGCAAGGGCTTTAAAGATTAGCGAAAGAACACTTTACAGGAAAATAAAGGAATATGGGCTGGAAAGGAAGCGTGAAAATTAA